The stretch of DNA TAGAAACTACCGGATATTCATCTCTCAACAATCTTTTAACAGCATCATCCGATCCAGTAACCGGAGTTACAATCATCCCGTCTACCTGCTGGCCTGAAAAGAGTTCTGTGAGTTTACCAAATTTATCCGCATTCTCATCTGAGCTCCCAATCAGAATTGTATATCCCAGTTTCATTGCTTCATTTTCTATACATCGGGCAATGTTAGAATAGAAATCATTAGAAATATCCGGAACAATCAATCCGATGAGTTTACTATTACTCATTTTAAGGCTTCTGGCAATTTTATTGGGGGTATAGTGAATTTCCTCAGCAATTTTTAAAATTTTATCTTTTGTCGATTCACTGATACGGCTTCCTTCTTTTTTATTTAAAACATAGGAAACAGTTGCTACAGAAACCCCTGCAATTCTTGCGATATCTTTTATAGAAGCTCTTTTCATTATATTAATTAGGGTACAAAAGTATTTTATAAAATATTTAAAACAGTCAAAGTATTTTATAAAATTTCAAAAATTATTCTACTTTTTACGTCTTTTTAAAATGATATAAAATAATTAGCAAAATACTAAAACCCAATTAATTAAAAAAGCAAATTAGATACTTATTCTATTTTTTATTCTTTAATTTTAATTTTTAAGTGATCATTTTATAGTCTAATCACCTGAATACCATCTTATTTTATTATTAAAAAATAGAAAATTTTAGTAATGAAATTAAGGATTACTCGTTAAAAACAGATAATTTTGAACAACCTCAATTTTCCCTATGGATATCGACAAGATTATTGACCAAATATTGATACTGCCCCCGTCCTCAAAAGAAAAGCTGAAGCTTCACATCACAGAAATTTCATACCCTAAATACTTTTGCCTGATGGAAGCGGATAAAGTAATTCCTTATACCTATTTTATTAAAAAAGGAATCGTTCGTGCTTATGCTTCTACAGAAGAAAATGATATTACGTTTTGGTTCGGAAGTGAAGGAGAAACTGCTATCTCCATGAAAAGTTTTGTAGAAAATAAACCCGGCTATGAAAGTATTGAATTACTGGAAGACTGTGAATTTTACAGAATGGAAACCGATAATTTAAGAGCTCTTTTTAATGAGGATATTCATATTGCCAACTGGGGACGAAGGTTTGCCGAAAGAGAACTTATAAAAACTGAAGAACTCATTATTTCAAGGCAGTTTAAAACAGCTTCAGAACGATATAAAGACTTGATGCGGGATAAACCGAATTTATTAAAAAGAGTTCAGTTAGGACATATAGCTTCTTATTTGGGAATTACTCAGGTTAGTTTAAGCCGGATCAGAGCTGAGATTAAATAGTTGCGTTGAGATTCTTTTAAACGCAAATAGGATTTTATTCCTTTTAAACTTAAAATATTCTTTTTTAGTATTTAATGACAAAATCATCATTTTTTAACATTTGTAAAATTTTAATTGCCCGTAAATACGGAACTTTGTAACAGAAAAAAATAAAAAATGAACTGGATTATTTTAATTATTGCGGGATTATTTGAAGTTGCATTTGCTTCATGTCTTGGAAAAGCAAAGGAAACATCAGGATCAGAAATGTATTATTGGTATGCTGGTTTTCTTGTAACCATGACCATCAGTATGGTTTTACTGATCAAAGCTACCCAAACACTGCCGATAGGGACTGCCTATGCTGTCTGGACAGGAATTGGTGCGGTAGGAACTGCTTTAATGGGAATGATCTTTTTTAAAGATCCAATATCATTCTGGAGAGTATTCTTCATCTCTACTCTAATTGGCTCTGTAGTTGGTCTGAAATCGGTCTCCCACTAAAAATAGTATGGTAATACAATAAAAAAAGTCTTCAATTGAAGACTTTTTTTATTATTATTTTTTGAAAACTACAGGTAAGATCTCATTGTGTCTTAATCCAAATTTTCTAATTTCTTCTTCTGTAAATTTTTGAGAATAGAAATTCACATCTACTTCAAAACCTGCTTTTTTCAGTCGGTCAAAATAATCCATTCCATACCAACGTACGTGATCATATTGTCCAAAATGTTTTTGACGTTCTTTAGGATCTGTTATTGAAAAGTCCTCGTAGGTTTTCTCTAATGAATTTTTCATAGGAACCTGAAAGATGCCCCATCCTCCTGGTTTCATTACCCTGTACATCTCACTTATAGCCTTTGCATCATCCTCTATATGTTCCAGTACATGGTTGCAAAAAATAATATCAAAGCTTTCATCAGTAAATGGTAAGTCCAGAATATCCGCTTTTACATCTACAATCGGAGAAAACAAATCTGCAGAGATATAGTTCAGATTTTTCATTCTCTTGAACTTTCTCAAAAACTCCTGCTCCGGGGCAATATGCAAGACTTTATAGTTTTTAATGAAAAAATCTGTTTCATTTTGAAGATACAGCCACATCTGGCGATGTCTCTCCAGACTCAGAGTTCCGGGAGATAAAGCATTTTCTCTTTGCTTTCCATACCCATAGGGAAGAAATTTACGATAAGATCTTCCATCAATAGGGTCATAAAATTCGGTTCCCTTAAAAAACTTATAGATAAGGGGTCTTGCCCATATGCTCATTGTAATAAGCGCAGGGCGTGGGATTTTATTGAGTAAAAGCTTGGCTATTTTTTTCATTAAAAATCCATTTGGAAAGGCTTCTCTTCATCACTTTCAATACCTAATGCTTCATAGATATATTTGAAAGTAGAAAGCAATACTGGTTTTCCGTTGATTACAGCAACATCATGCTCAAAATGTGCTGAAGGTTGGTTATCCAATGTAGTTACCGTCCAGCCGTCATTATGGAATTTCACTTTTTCAGTTCCAAGGTTTACCATCGGTTCTATAGCAATAGCCAAACCATCTTTGATCACCTTTCCACTTCCCTGTTTGCCATAATTAGGAACCTGAGGATCTTCATGCATTTTTCTTCCTAATCCATGTCCTACCAACTCCCTCACCACTCCATAACCTTCTTTTTCACAATGAGCCTGAATAGCATGAGAAATATCTCCAATTCTCTTTCCTCTGATACATTGCTCAATTCCTTTATAAAGAGACTCTTTTGTTACCTGCAATAGTTTCTTAGTCTCAGGGTTTACTTCTCCAATTTCAAAGGTATAGGCATGATCTCCTACAAAGCCGTTTAAAATAGCTCCACAGTCTACAGAAAGTACATCCCCTTCCTTAATAATATCATTATTTGGAAAACCATGTACCACCTGTTCATTAGGTGAGATGCATAATGAGTTTGGAAAACCTCCATATCCTAAAAATGCAGGTTCTGCACCATGGTCCTTAATAAAATCATGGGCTAATTTATCTAAATACAAAGTAGTAATCCCTGGTTTTATTTCTTTCGCCAACATTCCTAATGTTTTGGAAACCAACTGGGCACTTTGCTTCATTAAACGAAGCTCTTCTATTGTTTTTAATTGAATCATTTTTTGTAAGATGTTAGCTATTAGATTTTAGAAGCCAGATTAAACATTTATCCTAATAAAAGACATCCAGAAAATCTAATTTCTTATGTCTAACTTCTAATGTCTATTAATTTTCTACCAGAAAAGACCTTTTTTCTTTTCTTTTTTAAGTTTTGAATAGGCTAAAACTTCTTTGCCTTCCACACGGAATTCTATTCTGTCATTAATGATATTGTAGATTTCACCCCATCCTGGAAAACCACCTAAGTTTCGGTCATCGATAAACCAGTCTGCATCAATTTTTCGCGACTGTGTTTCGGAATCGAAAACCTCACCTTCAAAACTGGAATTCACTGCATAAAATTCTATTCCGTTTTTTTTACAAAACTCTACTGCTTCGTCCAATGTTTTTCCGTGTCTGTACGTCCAAAGGATTAATCTGTATCCTTGAGCCTGAAGCTTTTGTAATGTTTCAAAAGCAAAAAGCTTGGCCTTTCCTATTCCGGGATAAGCATCGTCAACAATCGTTCCGTCAAAGTCTACAGCAATTTTTTTATTATTTAACATTTCATGCGTTTTTAAGATGTGCAAAGATAAGAAATAAAAAGAGTGCCAAAAAACACTTGGCACTCTTAGTTTGTAATTTATGATGGTAAGTCACTAACTTTTCACCCAGCTGAACTGAAATTGTAAGTCCGGAGTAGAAACCCGATCTGTAATTTTCTGCAATCTTGATGGAAGTTTCATTAAATATTCCTGAGCTTTTTCAGCTTTTTCAGTAAGTCCTTTAACGTGTTCTATTTTCCACTCGTCAAGGAGGTCTTTCATAATATTGATATAATCCTGTCCGGTATATACCATACAACGTTGTGCCGCATCGGAAAAATGTCCCCAAAGCTCACCTGCTTTTTGTCCTGACTGCCTCATTAAATGTGCAGGCATTACAATTTTCTTGCGCATCATATCTTCAAATGCAAGAATCATTTCGGAAGGATCTATTTCAAGAATTTTAGCTACGAAATGCTTATAAGCTTTAGCATGTCTTGCTTCATCAGCAGCAATAACGCCACACATCTTGGCTAGTTTCCCGTTTCCTGATTGTTTTGCTAATGTTCCTACTCTTCTGTGAGAAATGTTGGTTGCCGTTTCCTGAAAACTCGTATAAATAAAGTTCCTGTACGGATCCATGCTTGTTCCCAAATCAAATCCGTCGCTGATCAAATATTGTGTAGTAATTTCAACTTCTCTCATATTCACTCTTCCGCACAGATAAAGATATTTATTCAAAAGATCTCCATGTCTGTTTTCTTCAGCTGTCCAGGATCTCACCCAATTAGCCCAACCTACTTTTTCTTCCTGATTAATCCCTTCAACTCCCATTAGCCAAGATTCATAAGAAGGCAAAGCCTCTTCTGTAATACAGTCACCAATTAAGGTCACAAAAAGATCGTAAGGCATTTCACGGGCAAAAGTCTGAATTTCTTCCAGGTCGTATTTGAAATCAGCGCTTGAAGGATCCGGAAGATAATCTGAAGGCTGCCATATCTTTTCGATAGGCGTCAAAAATTTTTCAAGAAAAGAACTTACTTCCTTTTCCAGAATACCCATTACTTCTTTCCTTACAAGCTTTTGATACATTTTAGTTATTTAGATTTATTATAATTAATATACAAAGATAGT from Chryseobacterium piperi encodes:
- a CDS encoding DMT family transporter, whose amino-acid sequence is MNWIILIIAGLFEVAFASCLGKAKETSGSEMYYWYAGFLVTMTISMVLLIKATQTLPIGTAYAVWTGIGAVGTALMGMIFFKDPISFWRVFFISTLIGSVVGLKSVSH
- the map gene encoding type I methionyl aminopeptidase: MIQLKTIEELRLMKQSAQLVSKTLGMLAKEIKPGITTLYLDKLAHDFIKDHGAEPAFLGYGGFPNSLCISPNEQVVHGFPNNDIIKEGDVLSVDCGAILNGFVGDHAYTFEIGEVNPETKKLLQVTKESLYKGIEQCIRGKRIGDISHAIQAHCEKEGYGVVRELVGHGLGRKMHEDPQVPNYGKQGSGKVIKDGLAIAIEPMVNLGTEKVKFHNDGWTVTTLDNQPSAHFEHDVAVINGKPVLLSTFKYIYEALGIESDEEKPFQMDF
- a CDS encoding Crp/Fnr family transcriptional regulator, which translates into the protein MDIDKIIDQILILPPSSKEKLKLHITEISYPKYFCLMEADKVIPYTYFIKKGIVRAYASTEENDITFWFGSEGETAISMKSFVENKPGYESIELLEDCEFYRMETDNLRALFNEDIHIANWGRRFAERELIKTEELIISRQFKTASERYKDLMRDKPNLLKRVQLGHIASYLGITQVSLSRIRAEIK
- a CDS encoding acyl-ACP desaturase translates to MYQKLVRKEVMGILEKEVSSFLEKFLTPIEKIWQPSDYLPDPSSADFKYDLEEIQTFAREMPYDLFVTLIGDCITEEALPSYESWLMGVEGINQEEKVGWANWVRSWTAEENRHGDLLNKYLYLCGRVNMREVEITTQYLISDGFDLGTSMDPYRNFIYTSFQETATNISHRRVGTLAKQSGNGKLAKMCGVIAADEARHAKAYKHFVAKILEIDPSEMILAFEDMMRKKIVMPAHLMRQSGQKAGELWGHFSDAAQRCMVYTGQDYINIMKDLLDEWKIEHVKGLTEKAEKAQEYLMKLPSRLQKITDRVSTPDLQFQFSWVKS
- a CDS encoding class I SAM-dependent methyltransferase, giving the protein MKKIAKLLLNKIPRPALITMSIWARPLIYKFFKGTEFYDPIDGRSYRKFLPYGYGKQRENALSPGTLSLERHRQMWLYLQNETDFFIKNYKVLHIAPEQEFLRKFKRMKNLNYISADLFSPIVDVKADILDLPFTDESFDIIFCNHVLEHIEDDAKAISEMYRVMKPGGWGIFQVPMKNSLEKTYEDFSITDPKERQKHFGQYDHVRWYGMDYFDRLKKAGFEVDVNFYSQKFTEEEIRKFGLRHNEILPVVFKK
- a CDS encoding BT0820 family HAD-type phosphatase encodes the protein MLNNKKIAVDFDGTIVDDAYPGIGKAKLFAFETLQKLQAQGYRLILWTYRHGKTLDEAVEFCKKNGIEFYAVNSSFEGEVFDSETQSRKIDADWFIDDRNLGGFPGWGEIYNIINDRIEFRVEGKEVLAYSKLKKEKKKGLFW